A section of the Flaviflexus equikiangi genome encodes:
- a CDS encoding ABC transporter permease: MADGLLFEIPLGDWAKSAVDWMTGNLKGVFDWISGDILMPLYTFLENFLLTPDFLSIAVIVTLAITLWKGWKAGLGGAGAFALAFILSQWFLTPPESVADDLPVWTIMALLTFVAFAVKGWKLAVGSLLGFLIIYGVGQWSNAMSSFALVLVASIIAIAIGIPLGILAAKSRTASAIVRPVLDFLQTMPAFVYLIPFVVLFRIGVVPGIVATILFSIAPAVRFTELGIKQVDREVVEAAHAFGAHPARILAQIQLPLARQNIMGGVNQVIMLALSMVVIAGMVGAGGLGADVYTSVTQVNISLGAESGLSVVILAMYLDRVTSAFGMSKRDQLTQ; encoded by the coding sequence ATGGCCGATGGTCTTCTGTTCGAGATCCCGCTAGGCGACTGGGCGAAGTCCGCAGTCGACTGGATGACGGGCAACCTTAAGGGTGTCTTCGATTGGATCTCTGGCGACATCCTCATGCCGCTCTACACGTTCCTCGAGAACTTCCTCCTCACGCCCGATTTCCTGTCGATCGCCGTGATCGTCACGCTTGCGATCACGCTGTGGAAGGGATGGAAGGCCGGGTTGGGTGGTGCCGGCGCCTTCGCGCTGGCCTTCATTCTCAGCCAATGGTTCCTCACCCCTCCGGAGAGTGTGGCGGATGATCTTCCCGTCTGGACGATCATGGCGCTGCTGACGTTTGTCGCCTTCGCCGTCAAGGGCTGGAAGCTTGCCGTCGGTTCGCTTCTCGGCTTCCTCATCATCTACGGCGTGGGCCAATGGTCGAACGCCATGTCCTCGTTCGCCCTTGTCCTTGTCGCCTCGATCATTGCCATCGCCATCGGTATTCCGCTCGGCATCCTGGCAGCGAAGAGCCGCACTGCCTCCGCGATCGTCCGTCCGGTGCTCGACTTCCTGCAGACGATGCCGGCCTTTGTCTATCTCATTCCGTTCGTCGTCCTGTTCAGGATCGGTGTCGTTCCCGGCATCGTCGCAACCATCCTCTTCTCCATCGCTCCCGCCGTGCGGTTCACCGAACTCGGCATCAAACAGGTCGATCGGGAGGTTGTTGAAGCGGCACACGCCTTCGGCGCTCACCCCGCCCGGATCCTCGCGCAGATCCAGCTCCCGCTCGCCCGACAGAACATCATGGGCGGCGTCAACCAGGTCATCATGCTCGCTCTCTCCATGGTTGTCATCGCGGGCATGGTCGGCGCGGGCGGTCTCGGTGCTGACGTCTACACGTCAGTCACCCAGGTCAATATCTCCCTCGGCGCGGAATCAGGACTGTCCGTTGTCATTCTCGCCATGTACCTCGATCGCGTGACCTCCGCGTTCGGCATGTCGAAACGAGACCAGCTCACCCAGTAA
- a CDS encoding quaternary amine ABC transporter ATP-binding protein, giving the protein MKGLRCENVYKVFGKDGAKATKMLQSGASLDQLPDDVTVAVNNVSFTVDPGEIFVVMGLSGSGKSTLLRTLNALGPATGGKIFIGDDEITAMSQSAIRALRADSMSMVFQHFALLPHRTVIDNAAYPLEIAGVAKKERLERAAESLKTTGLEGWENSYPSELSGGMQQRVGLARALTADAPILLMDEAFSALDPLIRRDMQELLLEIQEVKRRTIIFITHDLNEAMFVGNRIAVMRNGSVDQIGTAEEILTNPSNDYIERFVQDVDRSRVITASSIMVKPLTRLYRGDGPNVVLKKLEEIDAPGGWVTDGGSRNLLGCVYVEEILRALRRNPRLTSIEGLIHPSHPGVGPDTPLNQVVAPAASDQLTVPVVSDDNRLLGVIPNVTLLRALGQEDVVMPVDLSAASAASAPSAAATTGEMPAIAETTAEESF; this is encoded by the coding sequence ATGAAGGGTCTCCGGTGCGAGAACGTCTACAAGGTTTTCGGGAAGGACGGTGCCAAGGCGACGAAGATGCTCCAGAGCGGAGCGAGCCTTGACCAGCTTCCCGACGACGTCACAGTCGCAGTCAACAATGTGAGCTTCACGGTCGATCCCGGTGAGATCTTCGTCGTCATGGGCCTATCCGGGTCCGGGAAGTCAACACTCCTGCGGACCCTCAACGCCCTCGGGCCGGCCACAGGCGGAAAGATCTTCATCGGCGATGACGAGATCACGGCAATGTCGCAGTCTGCGATTCGCGCCCTGCGTGCGGATTCCATGTCGATGGTCTTCCAGCATTTCGCACTCCTGCCCCACCGCACTGTGATCGACAATGCCGCCTACCCCCTCGAGATTGCCGGCGTAGCGAAGAAGGAGCGCCTGGAGCGCGCCGCCGAGTCGCTCAAGACAACGGGTTTGGAGGGTTGGGAGAACAGCTATCCCTCCGAACTGTCCGGCGGCATGCAGCAGCGCGTAGGCCTGGCCCGGGCACTGACCGCTGATGCTCCGATCCTGCTCATGGACGAGGCGTTCTCCGCTCTCGACCCGCTGATCCGGCGGGACATGCAGGAGCTTCTCCTGGAGATCCAGGAGGTGAAGCGGCGCACCATCATCTTCATCACCCACGACCTCAACGAAGCCATGTTCGTCGGCAATCGGATTGCGGTGATGAGGAACGGATCCGTCGACCAGATCGGTACGGCCGAAGAGATTCTCACGAACCCGTCCAACGACTACATCGAGCGATTCGTCCAGGACGTCGACCGGTCCCGCGTGATCACAGCCTCCTCGATCATGGTCAAGCCCCTGACTCGTCTCTACCGGGGCGATGGTCCGAACGTCGTCCTCAAGAAGCTGGAGGAGATCGACGCTCCGGGCGGCTGGGTGACCGATGGTGGATCCCGCAACCTGCTCGGCTGCGTCTATGTCGAAGAGATCCTTCGCGCACTGCGCCGGAATCCGAGACTGACATCGATCGAGGGCCTCATCCACCCCTCTCATCCCGGGGTGGGACCGGATACTCCGCTCAACCAGGTTGTTGCACCTGCCGCCAGCGACCAGTTGACGGTCCCCGTCGTCTCGGACGACAACCGTCTTCTCGGAGTCATCCCCAACGTCACGCTTCTGCGTGCACTTGGGCAGGAAGACGTGGTGATGCCGGTGGATCTGAGTGCAGCATCTGCCGCGAGCGCGCCGTCAGCGGCCGCCACGACGGGTGAGATGCCGGCGATAGCCGAGACGACTGCAGAGGAGAGTTTCTGA
- the putP gene encoding sodium/proline symporter PutP → MSQLTGQTIALVAYFIAMILIGWWGYRKTKDYDDYMLAGRNLHPIPAALSAGASDMSGWLLMGLPGAIYAAGLVEGWIAVGLTIGQYLNWKFIAPRLRAYTEIARNSITIPSFFNARLQGTGRGLTIVAGIITLIFFIFYISAQLVASGKYFESAFGWDYIWGMLLVAVIVVLYTFAGGFIAVAWTDMAQGLLMMAALIIVPIATTINVGSVGDVSDIVGSQTLEGSGLANGLDPFAGLTIMAVLGAIGWGMGYVGQPHIIVRFMALRNPQDAIYGRRIGISWMIISVGGAVLTAIVGIAYFRPDANPLADPETVFIALTTALFHPLIGGLILAAVLAAIMSTISSQLLVSSSALVEDVYSGITRKKMSQKSGVMAGRFAVLLTAIVAALISISPNDTILDLVGFAWAGFGSSFGPIVILALFWKGLTSRGAMAGMITGAVIVFVWGNIDAGGIFDLYEMVPAFFAALLVTWLVSKKTAYPAEIQAEIDKEFDQAVRLTDVWDVDEAKTASGRHLDADGNLRDPGPTA, encoded by the coding sequence ATGAGTCAGCTCACCGGACAGACGATCGCACTCGTCGCCTATTTCATTGCCATGATCCTCATCGGATGGTGGGGTTACCGAAAAACCAAAGACTACGACGACTACATGCTCGCGGGGCGCAACCTCCACCCGATCCCGGCAGCGCTCAGCGCTGGAGCATCCGACATGTCGGGCTGGCTCCTCATGGGCCTGCCCGGCGCTATCTACGCGGCTGGCCTCGTCGAGGGCTGGATCGCGGTCGGACTGACAATCGGCCAATACCTGAACTGGAAGTTCATCGCCCCCAGGCTTCGCGCCTACACGGAGATCGCCCGCAACTCGATCACGATCCCGTCGTTCTTCAATGCGCGCCTCCAGGGCACCGGACGCGGCCTGACGATCGTCGCCGGAATCATCACCCTCATCTTCTTCATCTTCTACATCTCTGCCCAGCTCGTCGCCTCCGGCAAATACTTCGAGTCCGCTTTCGGATGGGACTACATCTGGGGCATGCTCCTCGTCGCCGTCATCGTTGTCCTCTACACGTTCGCGGGCGGCTTCATCGCGGTGGCATGGACGGATATGGCGCAGGGCCTGCTGATGATGGCGGCGCTGATCATCGTCCCGATAGCGACCACGATCAACGTGGGCAGCGTCGGCGACGTGTCGGACATCGTAGGCAGCCAAACGCTTGAAGGCTCCGGGCTGGCCAACGGACTCGATCCCTTCGCCGGCCTGACGATCATGGCCGTTCTCGGCGCAATCGGATGGGGCATGGGCTATGTCGGCCAGCCACACATCATCGTCCGCTTCATGGCGCTGCGCAACCCCCAGGACGCCATCTACGGTCGCCGCATCGGCATCAGCTGGATGATCATCTCCGTCGGCGGCGCGGTTCTCACTGCCATCGTCGGCATCGCCTACTTCCGCCCCGACGCCAACCCGCTTGCCGATCCGGAGACGGTCTTCATCGCGCTCACGACTGCCCTCTTCCACCCCCTCATCGGTGGCCTCATTCTCGCGGCTGTTCTTGCCGCGATCATGTCGACCATCTCCTCCCAGCTCCTCGTCAGCTCCTCTGCTCTCGTCGAGGACGTCTACTCCGGCATCACCAGGAAGAAGATGTCGCAGAAGAGCGGCGTCATGGCGGGACGCTTCGCCGTTCTCCTGACCGCAATCGTCGCAGCCCTGATCTCGATTTCCCCCAACGACACGATCCTCGATCTCGTCGGCTTCGCTTGGGCGGGCTTCGGCTCCTCCTTCGGCCCGATCGTTATCCTGGCGCTGTTCTGGAAGGGACTCACCTCGCGGGGTGCGATGGCGGGCATGATCACCGGCGCCGTCATCGTCTTCGTGTGGGGCAACATCGACGCGGGCGGCATCTTCGACCTCTACGAGATGGTTCCCGCCTTCTTCGCGGCTCTCCTCGTCACGTGGCTCGTCTCGAAGAAGACCGCCTACCCGGCCGAGATCCAGGCCGAAATCGATAAGGAGTTCGACCAGGCGGTCCGTCTCACCGACGTGTGGGACGTCGATGAGGCAAAGACGGCCTCTGGCCGCCACCTCGACGCCGACGGCAATCTGCGCGACCCGGGCCCGACAGCGTGA
- a CDS encoding glycine betaine ABC transporter substrate-binding protein — translation MTRKTRSVAFSAAVALTLLAACGSESEETETTGDAEVTKEIEIGVPAGWDEGVVVSHMAKIALDEQGYDVTLTNADIGVIFTGLASGDIDLLLDVWLPVTHSEYLESYEDDIEDLGTWYSDAKLALAVNNDAPIQSIDELADAADEFNNEIIGIDGGAGLTRITRDEVMPTYGLEGMDFKISSTAAMLAELDGAMKEGRNIVVTLWSPHWAYGAYDIRDLEDPEGAYGDAEDIKSFGRSGFSDDYPEIAAMFSSFEISDEELSAVENYVLNENADRDNAETVAEWLDENPEVRERLTVE, via the coding sequence ATGACTCGCAAGACACGAAGCGTGGCATTCTCTGCCGCCGTCGCACTGACGCTCCTCGCCGCCTGTGGCAGCGAGAGCGAAGAGACAGAGACGACAGGTGACGCCGAGGTGACGAAAGAGATCGAAATCGGCGTCCCTGCCGGATGGGACGAGGGCGTCGTCGTCTCCCACATGGCCAAGATCGCTCTCGACGAGCAGGGTTACGATGTCACCCTGACGAACGCCGACATCGGCGTCATCTTCACCGGCCTCGCGAGCGGGGATATCGACCTTCTCCTCGACGTGTGGCTGCCCGTCACGCACTCGGAATACCTGGAGAGCTACGAGGACGACATCGAGGATCTGGGCACCTGGTATTCGGATGCGAAGCTTGCTCTGGCCGTCAACAACGATGCTCCCATCCAGTCGATCGACGAGCTCGCGGACGCCGCTGATGAGTTCAACAACGAGATCATCGGCATCGATGGCGGGGCGGGGCTGACCCGGATCACCCGCGACGAGGTTATGCCCACCTACGGGCTTGAGGGCATGGACTTCAAGATCTCCTCGACTGCCGCGATGCTGGCCGAACTTGATGGTGCGATGAAGGAGGGGCGCAATATTGTTGTCACCCTCTGGTCCCCGCACTGGGCGTACGGCGCCTACGATATCCGTGACCTCGAGGATCCCGAGGGTGCGTACGGCGATGCTGAGGACATCAAGTCCTTCGGTCGTTCCGGCTTCTCCGACGACTACCCTGAGATCGCCGCCATGTTCTCGTCCTTCGAGATCTCCGATGAGGAGCTCTCCGCCGTTGAGAACTACGTCCTCAACGAGAATGCCGATCGCGACAATGCTGAGACCGTCGCGGAATGGCTCGATGAGAACCCTGAGGTGCGCGAACGCCTCACGGTCGAATAA